The uncultured Methanobrevibacter sp. genome segment CTCCGTCTTCACTGGTATATAATAATGTTTTTACAATTTCATTATTCATATTCAAGCTCCTGAGTCTAATTGATATAATAATAAGTAGGTTTATAATGTATATAAAGAATTAGAGAGAGAGCATTTGAAAAGTAAGATTTTTCTATATACTAAGCTAGTTTGCTACAATTTTCGCTCTTAGGCGATATTACTAAAACCTGAACTCCTTAAAGAATTTCAGAAGTGTCACGGGATTGGTATTTTCCAGATTATAAAATGCATGATACTTTTTATGACACCAGTGACATAAGGTTATGCCGTTGTCTAGATCAAGTCTAAGCGGAACAAAATTCTTAAACGAGAAGACATGGTGTGCTTCCAAGTGCTGGTTGGCTCCGCATAAAACGCACTCTTCATTATCCCTTTCTTTTATACATTTAAACCAGTCCTTATACTCTTTGGTGTTTCTTA includes the following:
- a CDS encoding HNH endonuclease translates to MSQKDEWIDISKSKNIDEVRNTKEYKDWFKCIKERDNEECVLCGANQHLEAHHVFSFKNFVPLRLDLDNGITLCHWCHKKYHAFYNLENTNPVTLLKFFKEFRF